One window of the Trifolium pratense cultivar HEN17-A07 linkage group LG2, ARS_RC_1.1, whole genome shotgun sequence genome contains the following:
- the LOC123910844 gene encoding LOB domain-containing protein 2-like, whose protein sequence is MQRNINNNGMHQACAACKHQRKKCSENCILAPYFPSNKSKEFKAVHKVFGVSNITKLVRNAQEVDRRRVVDSLIWEAISRQKDPINGSYGEYIKVCNEYKKIFEELKMFREHQNQLLQMPPHHENKNGIMDSTTIYNSYCSNYLQDLESLRTEVVIPIQQHSQSYYITGDEFNQ, encoded by the coding sequence ATGCAAAGAAATATTAACAACAATGGTATGCATCAAGCATGTGCAGCATGCAAAcatcaaagaaaaaaatgcaGTGAAAATTGCATATTAGCACCTTACTTTCCATCAAATAAAAGTAAAGAATTCAAAGCAGTGCACAAAGTTTTTGGTGTTAGCAACATAACAAAATTGGTAAGGAATGCTCAAGAAGTAGACAGAAGAAGAGTTGTGGATTCATTGATATGGGAAGCAATTAGTAGACAAAAGGATCCTATAAATGGTTCTTATGGAGAGTATATAAAAGTATGCAAtgagtataaaaaaatatttgaagaacTTAAGATGTTTAGAGAACACCAAAATCAATTGTTGCAAATGCCACCTCATCATGAGAATAAGAATGGTATTATGGATTCTACTACAAtttataattcatattgttCAAATTATTTACAAGATCTTGAGAGTTTGAGGACAGAAGTTGTCATCCCAATTCAGCAGCACTCTCAGTCATACTATATTACAG